The Elaeis guineensis isolate ETL-2024a chromosome 13, EG11, whole genome shotgun sequence genome includes a region encoding these proteins:
- the LOC114914749 gene encoding probable disease resistance protein At1g61300, giving the protein MVTLSINLNEFINRIWDVISQPLGHCSNPEDKITRLKEAIEDLEDIKNHVRNNELGGEMFHRQVARWVDRVTAIIEAASRVVQDYEQRRRAFGCPINFYCINLRSSRKLERVVELRARMDDLGVPTTRPLPRPVQEMPLPSPLLEVKSNLEKVLGYLNGDDVDIIGIWGMGGVGKTCLLKRINNNFLPLQENISNSSLLGGQRSAMFDFVIWATVPKESPVNKLQEIIASRLGMRPLNNEREEATGRRQAIFNRLNCINFLLLLDDLWDAVDWEAVGVPLRSNGPTGKHKVVFTTRNNLVCGSMQAQSIEIKSLKPEEAQELFEATVGQATLNSHPSIRTLASKVVQECLGLPLLLRIIGMSMSTKETPKEWQKTITRLQRSKLTETHQKNEEDLFPRLKLSYDNLMDDAIRKCFLLCSLWPQDFSISRSDLIECWMGHGLINVAVLKEINEAYNSGHEIIKTLKSSCLLEPGDDEDNEVKMHCIIREMAQQIASDRKLIVLSRATLWRNPTDLELWASAEHVSLIQGEIGVLPDAPPKCSNLVTLMLQKNPSLKHIPSDFFVSFPALTYLDLSYTRIIELPSEISRAKNLQYLNLSYTDITSLPESLKYLSKLKFLLLRDLERITKIPSGVISNLRMLEVLDLSRTRYEGWVEFAALSQGFKALGITAETVKAIRRLSLLCNVMIWRLDIWKLSDLPQPYHLLLPEFLGSHNMSSSLQQLRIEDCETLEKLIMEKGGQTIEHSQRNWCLPQLEILEINKLKELNEIIWSGLHLSDYLPYLSILRVSYCNKLKNVTWILKLLCLEELVLHACEQMEQVIDDAGEAAAVTDLASMGLKKIFLSELRNLTVICHTKSAFPSLKILRVINCPALRSLPFNSETPKNKLRIEGDPDWWGRLEWNDGDLESSLRPCFQG; this is encoded by the coding sequence ATGGTAACACTTAGCATAAATCTAAACGAGTTCATAAATAGGATATGGGATGTCATTTCGCAGCCTCTTGGACATTGTTCAAACCCTGAAGACAAAATCACGCGTCTCAAGGAGGCAATAGAGGATCTGGAAGACATCAAGAATCATGTCAGGAATAACGAGCTAGGCGGCGAAATGTTCCACCGTCAGGTCGCGCGGTGGGTTGACAGAGTAACAGCCATCATAGAAGCAGCGAGTAGAGTAGTACAAGACTACGAACAGAGGAGACGTGCTTTTGGCTGCCCCATCAATTTTTACTGCATTAACCTGAGGTCTTCCCGCAAGCTGGAAAGGGTGGTGGAGCTAAGAGCACGTATGGACGATCTTGGGGTCCCTACTACGAGACCGCTGCCGCGTCCGGTACAGGAGATGCCGCTGCCGTCGCCACTCCTGGAAGTGAAGTCAAATCTGGAGAAGGTTCTCGGATATCTCAATGGTGATGACGTGGACATCATTGGGATATGGGGTATGGGTGGGGTGGGCAAGACCTGCCTCTTGAAGCGCATCAACAACAATTTCCTCCCCCTCCAAGAAAATATCAGCAACAGTTCATTGCTCGGCGGCCAAAGAAGCGCTATGTTCGATTTTGTGATCTGGGCAACAGTCCCCAAAGAGTCTCCGGTGAACAAACTTCAAGAGATAATAGCCAGCAGACTGGGGATGCGTCCGCTGAACAATGAACGCGAGGAAGCCACTGGCCGCAGACAAGCAATTTTCAACCGCCTGAACTGCATCAACTTCTTGTTGCTGTTGGACGACCTATGGGATGCGGTGGATTGGGAGGCTGTTGGGGTTCCCCTTCGTTCCAACGGACCCACCGGCAAGCATAAGGTGGTGTTTACCACACGAAATAATCTGGTGTGTGGCTCCATGCAAGCCCAGAGCATCGAGATAAAGTCCTTGAAGCCGGAGGAGGCGCAGGAGTTATTCGAGGCGACGGTCGGCCAAGCCACGCTCAACTCTCATCCAAGCATACGGACGCTCGCAAGTAAGGTGGTCCAGGAGTGCCTTGGATTGCCTTTGCTTCTCAGAATCATCGGGATGTCCATGTCAACGAAGGAGACGCCCAAAGAGTGGCAAAAAACCATCACACGACTGCAGAGATCAAAGCTTACTGAGACTCATCAAAAAAATGAAGAGGACTTGTTTCCAAGACTCAAGCTTAGTTATGATAATTTGATGGATGATGCTATAAGAAAGTGTTTCTTGCTGTGCTCGTTGTGGCCGCAAGATTTTTCTATTAGCAGAAGCGATCTCATCGAGTGCTGGATGGGCCATGGGCTGATAAATGTCGCTGTCTTGAAAGAAATCAACGAGGCCTACAACAGcgggcatgaaatcataaaaacacTCAAATCCTCTTGCTTGCTAGAGCCTGGGGACGACGAAGACAATGAGGTAAAAATGCATTGCATCATCAGAGAGATGGCACAGCAGATAGCCTCCGATCGGAAGTTGATTGTGCTGAGTCGTGCCACACTCTGGAGAAACCCAACAGACTTGGAGCTTTGGGCATCGGCGGAGCATGTCTCTTTAATCCAAGGGGAGATTGGCGTGCTTCCTGATGCTCCACCAAAGTGTTCCAACCTGGTAACCTTGATGCTTCAAAAGAACCCATCTTTGAAGCATATACCTAGTGATTTCTTTGTTTCCTTTCCTGCTTTAACTTACTTGGATCTATCCTACACCCGAATCATTGAGCTCCCATCGGAGATTAGCCGAGCAAAAAATCTTCAATACCTCAATTTGTCATACACAGATATCACTAGTCTGCCCGAGAgtttaaaatatctttcaaaattgaAATTCCTCCTCCTGAGAGATCTTGAGCGCATCACAAAGATACCATCTGGCGTGATATCAAACCTACGGATGCTAGAGGTGCTCGACCTATCCCGCACTCGGTATGAGGGTTGGGTAGAATTTGCAGCCCTGAGTCAAGGCTTTAAAGCTCTCGGAATCACCGCGGAAACAGTTAAGGCTATCAGACGGCTCTCCCTACTGTGCAATGTGATGATTTGGCGCCTGGACATATGGAAGCTGTCCGACTTGCCTCAGCCATACCACTTGTTGCTACCGGAATTCCTCGGGAGCCACAACATGTCGTCAAGCCTTCAGCAACTGAGGATTGAAGACTGTGAGACCCTCGAGAAGCTGATAATGGAAAAGGGGGGTCAGACCATAGAGCATAGTCAAAGGAACTGGTGTCTTCCGCAGCTCGAGATCTTGGAGATAAACAAACTCAAAGAATTAAACGAGATCATTTGGAGCGGGCTGCATCTTTCGGATTATCTTCCGTACCTTTCTATTCTCAGGGTATCTTACTGCAACAAGCTGAAGAACGTTACGTGGATTCTCAAGCTTTTGTGCCTAGAGGAGCTTGTATTGCACGCTTGCGAGCAGATGGAGCAAGTGATCGATGATGCAGGTGAGGCAGCTGCTGTGACCGATCTGGCCTCTATGGGCCTCAAGAAGATCTTCTTGAGCGAACTGCGAAATTTGACTGTCATCTGCCACACTAAGTCAGCCTTCCCTTCATTGAAAATACTTCGTGTGATCAACTGCCCCGCTCTCAGGAGCCTACCTTTCAACTCGGAGACGCCCAAAAACAAATTAAGAATAGAGGGTGACCCGGACTGGTGGGGTAGGTTAGAGTGGAACGACGGCGACCTTGAATCTTCCCTCCGACCCTGTTTCCAAGGATGA
- the LOC105056172 gene encoding probable disease resistance protein At1g61300, translating into MASFNIDLNEFIFRIWNASSQRLGYFSNPEKKIRLLTEAMRQLEAIRQDVNSRVSSRELRGEICLEQVRRLLDSVSSIEAAVTKIVVDYEQSRCLGGYSINFWCVNRRATQKLARVVALREQINNLEVLTARLPPPLVEEMPYASTFVPMESNLDKVLRFLNDDQVGIIGIWGMGGVGKTSLLERIKMKFLPLQEGVRNNSVLSGQRSPAFDDVIWATVSKQYTVNKLQKIIADSLGMPSPDNQHDEATEREQATAIFNHLKFRNFLLLLDDLWHKVDLEAVGVPIPSKRPTGLHKHKVVFTTRMEQVCRSMGTHKMIKISCLAVEDAWKLFREMVGQDTLECDPRIPRLAKQVVQECHGLPLSLTVVGKAMSTRKSPKEWQYAIALLRRSKLPEILEKDVDIFPGLKLSYDYLPDDAIRKCFLLCALWPEDFSISKIDLIECWMGHGLIDVGVFNDINEAYDSGHAIIGQLKSACLLEPVDDEDDQVKMHAIIGDMARWIASDGDENNQKLIVQSDATFCRSPADLNVWATAKQVSLIGSEIREFPGAPPECPKLVTLMLQQNSELPSEISEAKNLQYLNLSFTDITSLPESLTYLTKLKFLLLRDLWNLKEIPQGVISNLLMLEVLDLNDTRYEDWVEFETRTRGLKALGIAVETVEAIERLSQLHNVMMWRLRIRKLLDLRQPHQLLLSNFLGSHNMSSSLQRLGIEYCETVEELIMEKGGETAGHGGDIVNRNWCHPKLEILQLVGLKELKNISWRGVQPSTYFPTLTILRVCGCDKLKNVTWVLKLEYLEELELDGCKEMERLIDDADEADAATDLAFLSLKRIYLVRLPNLTAICRSQSTFPSLKLLYVSNCPALRSLPFNSETPKNKLRIWGDPDWWGRLEWNDGDLQSSLRPCFRG; encoded by the exons ATGGCATCATTTAACATAGATCTAAACGAGTTCATATTTAGGATATGGAATGCCAGTTCACAGCGTCTTGGATATTTTTCAAACCCTGAAAAGAAAATCAGGCTTCTGACCGAGGCCATGCGGCAACTGGAGGCCATCCGGCAGGATGTGAACAGCCGTGTGTCCTCTCGCGAGTTACGGGGAGAAATATGCCTGGAACAGGTGAGGCGGTTGCTTGACAGCGTATCATCCATCGAGGCAGCAGTGACAAAAATAGTAGTAGACTACGAACAGAGCAGATGTCTTGGTGGATACTCCATCAATTTTTGGTGCGTCAACCGGAGGGCTACCCAGAAGCTGGCAAGGGTGGTGGCCCTAAGAGAACAAATAAACAACCTTGAGGTTCTTACTGCAAGATTGCCTCCGCCTCTGGTCGAGGAGATGCCTTATGCGTCGACGTTTGTACCAATGGAGTCAAATCTGGACAAAGTTCTCAGATTTCTCAACGATGACCAGGTGGGCATCATTGGGATATGGGGCATGGGCGGGGTGGGCAAGACCTCCCTCCTAGAGCGCATCAAAATGAAGTTTCTCCCCCTCCAAGAAGGTGTCAGGAACAATTCGGTGCTCAGCGGCCAACGAAGTCCTGCGTTCGATGATGTGATCTGGGCAACAGTCTCCAAACAGTATACCGTGAACAAGCTTCAAAAGATAATAGCCGACAGTTTGGGGATGCCTTCGCCGGATAATCAACACGATGAAGCCACTGAACGCGAACAAGCCACTGCAATCTTCAACCACCTCAAGTTTAGGAACTTCTTGTTGCTGCTGGACGACCTATGGCACAAGGTGGATTTGGAGGCCGTTGGGGTTCCTATTCCTTCCAAAAGACCCACCGGCCTGCACAAGCATAAGGTGGTGTTTACCACACGGATGGAGCAGGTGTGTCGCTCCATGGGAACCCACAAGATGATCAAGATAAGCTGCTTGGCGGTAGAGGACGCGTGGAAGTTGTTCCGCGAGATGGTCGGTCAAGACACTCTTGAGTGTGATCCAAGGATACCAAGGCTCGCAAAGCAGGTGGTCCAGGAGTGCCATGGATTGCCTTTGTCTCTCACGGTCGTCGGGAAGGCTATGTCAACAAGGAAGAGTCCCAAAGAGTGGCAATATGCCATCGCACTACTGCGGAGGTCAAAGCTTCCTGAGATCCTAGAGAAGGACGTGGACATTTTTCCCGGACTGAAGCTTAGCTATGATTATTTGCCAGATGATGCAATAAGGAAGTGCTTCTTGCTGTGCGCGTTGTGGCCGGAAGATTTTTCTATAAGCAAAATTGATCTCATCGAGTGCTGGATGGGCCATGGGCTGATCGATGTTGGCGTCTTCAACGACATCAACGAGGCCTACGACAGCGGGCATGCCATCATTGGACAACTAAAATCCGCTTGTTTGCTAGAGCCTGTGGACGACGAAGACGATCAGGTGAAAATGCATGCTATTATCGGAGACATGGCACGGTGGATAGCCTCCGACGGAGACGAAAATAATCAGAAGTTGATTGTGCAAAGTGATGCCACATTCTGCAGAAGCCCAGCAGACTTGAATGTCTGGGCAACGGCGAAGCAGGTCTCTTTAATCGGAAGTGAGATCCGAGAATTCCCTGGCGCTCCTCCAGAGTGTCCCAAGCTGGTAACCCTGATGCTCCAACAAAACAG TGAGCTCCCATCGGAGATTAGCGAAGCAAAAAATCTTCAATATCTCAATTTGTCATTCACTGATATCACAAGTCTGCCCGAGAGCTTAACATATCTCACAAAATTGAAATTCCTTCTTCTGAGAGACCTGTGGAATCTCAAAGAGATACCACAGGGCGTGATATCCAACCTATTGATGCTAGAGGTGCTCGACCTAAACGACACTCGGTATGAGGATTGGGTAGAATTTGAGACCCGGACTCGAGGCTTGAAAGCTCTTGGAATCGCCGTGGAAACAGTTGAGGCTATCGAACGGCTCTCCCAACTGCACAATGTGATGATGTGGCGCCTCCGCATACGAAAGCTGCTCGACCTGCGGCAGCCTCACCAGTTATTGCTATCTAATTTCCTTGGTAGCCACAACATGTCGTCAAGCCTTCAGCGACTGGGTATTGAATACTGTGAGACCGTGGAGGAGCTGATAATGGAGAAGGGGGGTGAGACTGCAGGGCATGGTGGTGACATTGTCAATCGGAACTGGTGTCATCCGAAGCTAGAGATTTTGCAGCTAGTGGGACTCAAAGAATTAAAGAACATCAGTTGGAGGGGGGTGCAACCTTCGACTTATTTTCCAACACTTACCATCCTGAGAGTATGCGGCTGCGACAAGCTGAAGAATGTCACATGGGTTCTCAAGCTCGAGTACCTAGAGGAGCTTGAGTTGGACGGTTGCAAGGAGATGGAGCGATTGATCGATGATGCGGATGAGGCAGATGCTGCGACCGATCTGGCCTTTCTGAGCCTCAAGAGGATATACTTGGTTAGACTGCCAAATTTGACCGCCATCTGTCGCAGCCAGTCCACCTTCCCTTCGTTGAAACTTCTTTATGTGAGTAACTGTCCAGCTCTCAGGAGCCTACCTTTCAACTCGGAGACGCCCAAAAACAAATTAAGAATATGGGGTGACCCGGACTGGTGGGGTAGGTTAGAGTGGAACGACGGCGACCTTCAATCTTCCCTCCGACCCTGTTTCCGAGGATGA